The following are encoded together in the Coffea arabica cultivar ET-39 chromosome 1c, Coffea Arabica ET-39 HiFi, whole genome shotgun sequence genome:
- the LOC140035061 gene encoding uncharacterized protein has translation MDRFTILCTVGMVLHLWMAVTEADYMKYKDPNQPVNVRVRDLLSRMTLEEKIGQMTQIDRKISSKEIMKKYFIGSVLSGGGSYPSPTASAETWINMINEFQEGALSTRLGIPMIYGIDAIHGNNNVYNATIFPHNIGLGVTRDPELVKRIGAATALETRATGIPYTFAPCIAVCRDPRWGRCYESYSEDHKIVQAMTEIIPGLQGDVPANFPKGIPYIAGRNKVAGCAKHFVGDGGTTNGINENNTVIDWNGLQSIHMPAYLDSIKKGVATVMVSYSSWNGEKMHANKKLITGYLKKQLKFKGFVISDSQGIDRITSPPHANYTYSVEAGILAGIDMIMVPEKFTEFIDDLTSLVKKNVIPMTRIDDAVRRILRVKFVLGLFENPMADYSLVHELGSQEHRELASEAVRKSLVLLKNGKNIDEPLLPLPKRASKILVAGSHAHNIGNQCGGWTIEWRGLAGNITVGTTILTAVKNTVDPLTEVVYRENPETELLKSNKFSYAIVVVGEPPYSESFGDNMNLTIPESGIRTINNVCEAIKCVVVIISGRPVVIEPYLAKIEALVAAWLPGTEGQGVADVLFGGYGFTGKLARTWFKTVDQLPMNVGDPHYDPLFPFGYGLTTSPTELRASQ, from the exons ATGGATAGATTTACAATATTGTGCACTGTGGGGATGGTATTACACTTGTGGATGGCTGTTACAGAAGCAGACTACATGAAGTATAAGGATCCAAATCAGCCAGTGAATGTTAGGGTCCGAGACTTGTTGAGTCGAATGACACTTGAAGAAAAGATTGGGCAGATGACCCAAATTGACAGAAAGATTTCAAGCAAAGAGATCATGAAGAAATACTTTATAG GAAGTGTATTGAGTGGTGGAGGGAGTTATCCATCTCCAACTGCTTCTGCTGAGACATGGATCAATATGATTAATGAATTTCAAGAGGGTGCCCTCTCAACCCGTCTTGGGATTCCTATGATTTATGGGATTGATGCAATTCACGGCAACAATAATGTCTACAATGCTACAATTTTTCCTCATAATATTGGCCTTGGAGTTACCAG GGATCCAGAACTTGTGAAGAGGATAGGAGCCGCAACTGCACTCGAAACTAGAGCTACTGGAATCCCATATACTTTTGCACCTTGTATTGCA GTTTGCAGGGATCCAAGATGGGGTCGCTGCTATGAAAGCTATAGCGAAGATCATAAAATTGTTCAGGCAATGACTGAGATTATCCCTGGTTTACAGGGGGATGTTCCTGCTAATTTTCCAAAGGGCATTCCCTACATAGCAGGAAG AAACAAGGTTGCAGGATGTGCTAAGCACTTTGTGGGAGATGGTGGCACAACCAATGGGATTAATGAGAACAACACAGTGATTGACTGGAATGGGCTGCAAAGCATCCACATGCCTGCATATCTTGACTCCATTAAAAAGGGTGTTGCAACAGTGATGGTATCCTACTCAAGCTGGAATGGAGAAAAGATGCATGCTAACAAGAAACTCATAACTGGATATCTCAAGAAACAGCTCAAATTCAAA GGTTTTGTCATATCAGATTCGCAGGGTATTGACAGGATTACCTCCCCTCCTCATGCTAATTATACTTACTCTGTTGAAGCTGGAATTCTCGCTGGAATAGACATG ATAATGGTCCCAGAGAAATTTACTGAGTTTATAGATGACCTGACTTCACTTGTGAAAAAGAATGTGATCCCTATGACCAGAATTGATGATGCTGTAAGGAGAATATTGAGGGTGAAGTTTGTCTTAGGTCTCTTTGAAAACCCAATGGCTGATTATAGCTTGGTCCATGAATTGGGAAGCCAG GAGCATAGAGAATTGGCCAGTGAAGCTGTGAGGAAATCTCTTGTGCTTTTGAAAAACGGTAAAAATATTGATGAGCCACTGCTTCCTCTTCCAAAAAGAGCATCAAAGATACTTGTTGCAGGAAGCCATGCTCACAACATTGGTAATCAATGCGGAGGGTGGACTATTGAGTGGCGAGGACTAGCCGGAAACATCACAGTTG GTACCACTATCTTAACAGCTGTGAAGAACACTGTTGATCCACTAACGGAAGTTGTGTACAGGGAAAATCCTGAAACAGAACTTCTGAAATCCAACAAATTCTCATATGCCATTGTGGTTGTCGGTGAACCACCTTACAGCGAAAGCTTTGGTGATAACATGAATTTGACCATCCCAGAATCTGGCATTAGGACAATCAATAATGTCTGTGAAGCGATAAAATGTGTGGTGGTAATCATATCAGGTCGCCCTGTGGTGATCGAGCCATATCTTGCTAAAATCGAGGCATTAGTGGCTGCTTGGCTGCCAGGAACTGAAGGCCAGGGTGTTGCAGATGTTCTATTTGGTGGCTATGGTTTTACAGGCAAGCTTGCAAGAACTTGGTTCAAGACAGTTGATCAGCTTCCAATGAATGTTGGTGATCCACATTATGATCCTTTGTTTCCATTTGGATATGGCCTCACAACTTCACCTACAGAACTCAGAGCATCTCAGTAA
- the LOC140035062 gene encoding uncharacterized protein translates to MKVGKMGGRLISLMGCAVLLCLWSAAVAEGAAYLKYKDPKQPISARIKDLMSRMTLEEKIGQMTQIERKLASSDIMKKYFVGSVLSGGGSVPAPMASAETWINMVNEFQKGSLSTRLGIPMIYGIDAVHGHNNVYNATIFPHNVGLGVTRDPQLLKRIGAATALEVRATGIPYTFAPCIAVCRDPRWGRCYESYSEDHRIVQAMTEIIPGLQGDAPAGTPKGVPFVAGKTKVAACAKHFVGDGGTVKGIDENNTVIDYKGLLSIHMPAYFDAVRKGVATVMVSYSSWNGKRMHANHDLVTGFLKDKLKFRGFVISDWQGIDRITDPPHSNYVYSVQAGVLAGIDMVMLPENFTEFIDDLTSLVKKNVIPMSRIDDAVKRILRVKFTMGLFENPLADLSLVNQLGSQEHRELAREAVRKSLVLLKNGIDNQPLLPLPKKSPKILVAGSHANNLGYQCGGWTIEWQGHGGNDLTVGTTILTAIKNTVDPSTQVIYNENPDANFVKSNSFSHAIVVVGETPYAEGAGDSLNLTIPEPGPSTIKNVCGSVKCVVVIISGRPVVVEPYLSSISALVAAWLPGTEGQGVADVLFGDYGFTGKLARTWFKSVDQLPMNVGDPHYDPLFPFGFGLTTKPKKGN, encoded by the exons ATGAAGGTGGGAAAAATGGGGGGAAGGTTGATATCCCTGATGGGGTGTGCGGTACTTTTGTGTTTGTGGTCTGCTGCAGTTGCAGAAGGAGCTGCTTATTTGAAGTATAAAGACCCAAAGCAGCCAATAAGTGCAAGAATAAAGGACTTGATGAGCAGAATGACTCTTGAAGAAAAGATTGGACAGATGACTCAGATTGAGAGAAAGCTAGCTTCATCTGATATCATGAAGAAGTATTTCGTAG GGAGTGTTTTGAGTGGTGGAGGGAGTGTTCCAGCACCTATGGCCTCTGCTGAAACTTGGATCAATATGGTAAATGAGTTTCAAAAAGGTTCCCTTTCTACCCGCCTTGGAATTCCTATGATATATGGAATAGATGCCGTTCATGGGCACAACAATGTCTATAACGCTACAATCTTTCCTCACAATGTTGGCCTTGGGGTCACTAG AGACCCACAACTCCTGAAGAGGATTGGCGCTGCAACTGCACTTGAAGTTAGAGCAACTGGGATTCCTTATACTTTTGCTCCCTGCATTGCG GTGTGTAGGGATCCTAGATGGGGTCGCTGCTATGAAAGCTATAGTGAAGACCACAGAATTGTTCAAGCAATGACTGAGATCATCCCCGGGTTACAAGGAGATGCTCCTGCCGGTACACCCAAAGGTGTTCCTTTTGTTGCTGGAAA GACAAAAGTTGCTGCTTGTGCCAAGCACTTTGTGGGAGATGGTGGCACGGTCAAGGGCATTGATGAGAACAACACCGTGATTGACTATAAGGGGTTGCTTAGCATTCACATGCCTGCATATTTTGATGCTGTCAGAAAGGGTGTAGCTACTGTGATGGTTTCCTACTCAAGCTGGAATGGAAAGAGAATGCATGCTAATCATGATCTTGTGACAGGCTTCCTCAAGGACAAACTCAAGTTCCGG GGTTTTGTAATATCAGATTGGCAGGGTATCGACAGAATTACAGATCCACCCCATTCTAATTATGTTTATTCTGTCCAAGCTGGAGTTCTTGCAGGAATTGACATG GTCATGCTTCCTGAGAATTTCACAGAATTCATTGATGATCTAACCTCTCTAGTGAAAAAAAACGTCATTCCCATGAGCCGGATTGATGATGCTGTTAAACGAATCTTGAGAGTTAAATTCACGATGGGTCTCTTTGAGAACCCGTTGGCTGATTTAAGCCTGGTAAATCAACTGGGGAGCCAG GAACACAGAGAACTAGCAAGGGAAGCAGTAAGAAAGTCACTTGTGCTTCTGAAGAATGGCATTGATAATCAGCCATTGCTTCCTCTTCCTAAGAAATCGCCAAAGATTCTTGTTGCCGGAAGTCATGCCAATAATTTGGGTTATCAATGTGGAGGCTGGACCATAGAATGGCAGGGACATGGCGGCAATGACCTCACAGTAG GAACCACAATCTTGACTGCCATAAAGAACACAGTTGATCCATCAACGCAAGTTATCTATAATGAAAATCCAGACGCAAACTTTGTTAAGTCCAACAGTTTCTCCCATGCTATTGTTGTTGTTGGTGAGACTCCATATGCAGAGGGGGCTGGTGATAGCCTGAACCTGACAATACCTGAACCTGGTCCAAGCACCATAAAAAATGTCTGCGGCTCTGTCAAATGCGTTGTTGTTATTATCTCAGGCCGCCCAGTTGTAGTCGAGCCATATCTTTCAAGTATATCTGCATTGGTGGCTGCTTGGCTTCCAGGGACTGAAGGACAGGGAGTAGCCGATGTTTTGTTTGGTGACTATGGTTTCACTGGCAAACTTGCAAGAACTTGGTTCAAGTCGGTGGATCAGCTCCCCATGAATGTTGGTGATCCTCATTATGATCCTCTATTTCCTTTTGGATTTGGTCTTACAACAAAACCTAAAAAGGGCAACTAA